A stretch of DNA from Deltaproteobacteria bacterium GWC2_55_46:
TCCTTGAAAGCGAGGACCTCATAGTCATAAAAGACGTCAACCCGCAGTCGCCAACGCACCTTCTGATAATGCCGAAGGCGCATTACCCGACGCTTCTGGACTGCGACGACAGAGAGCTTCTTGGCAAGATGATCGAGACCGCCAAAAAGGCGGCCAGAGAGCTTGGCGTGGATAAAAGAGGCTTCAGGATCGTCATCAACACGAACGAAGAGGGCGGGCAGACCGTCTTCCATCTTCACATGCACCTTATGGCCGGCAAACCGCTTGCCGGCAGGATGGGCTAACGAACGTTATTCACTTAGGAGGCAAAGAGATTAATGGCTGAGATACTACCCGGCCCCGTATGCCACAGTTGCGGGATGCTTATAATGAAGAGCGACGAGTTCGGCTGCGAGGCGAACCCCACGGTGATGAACACTTCTTATTGCAGGTACTGCTATTGGAAGGGGCGGTTCACAGAACCCGACATCACGATGGAAGAGATGATAGAGAAGCTTGCGACAGCGATGAAGACCAGCAAGAACATCACCGACGAAGAGGCCCGCCAGATGGCTTTCGGCAGGATGCAGCTCCTTAAGAGGTGGAAAGAGAGATAGTATTGGCGGTCATTGCGAGGAGCGTAGCGACGAAGCAATCTCATGGAATGGGGCCTCGACTTGCTTCACTTCGCTCGCGATGATAAAGGGAATCTTCCCCTCTTTTGAAAAGAGGGGTTTCTTTTTTTAATCGGCTGATACGCAGCGACAATACGAATTTGTGACCGACGGAGGGACGATAAATGGCCATTGACGAAAAGAGGACGCCCTCCGGGGAGTTTAGCGAAGAGGAGAAGCAGGGACTTTACCGCGCCATCTACGAGCGGCGGGACATAAGGGGGCAGTTCACAAGCCGCCCCATACCGGAAAAGACCCTCGCCAGCATCCTCCAGGCCGCCCACCATGCGCCTTCAGTCGGCTACATGCAGCCGTGGAACTTTATCGTCATAAAGGACAGGAAG
This window harbors:
- a CDS encoding histidine triad nucleotide-binding protein is translated as MSDCIFCRIAKKEIKSTIVLESEDLIVIKDVNPQSPTHLLIMPKAHYPTLLDCDDRELLGKMIETAKKAARELGVDKRGFRIVINTNEEGGQTVFHLHMHLMAGKPLAGRMG